In Flavobacterium sp. N1736, the following are encoded in one genomic region:
- a CDS encoding beta-mannosidase, producing MKFIKSFYWLICICIANFSFVINAQNIDLKEDWQYREIHTDKWFPATVPGEIHTDLLHNKIIPDPFYRDNEKKVQWIEKKDWEYKTTFQVNSSLLKKKNTELIFDGLDTYATVYLNNQLVLKADNMFRQWRVDVKKVLKSGNNDLVIVFKSAQNVVDSLARKDLPFVIPDNPRAYVRKAQYHFGWDWGPKFTTCGIWKIPRLEAFDEKPVDKPYVLNRKIELIQQPDSLGKSFYFKIDDKPVYMKGANYIPSDAFLSRVTKNEYEKVIALAKDANMNMLRVWGGGIYEDDYFYDLCDKNGIYVWQDFMFAGTMIPGDDAFFDNVKKEVQYQVKRLRHHPSIVLWCGNNEADEAFKSWGWQKSMKMSKQDSTRLWHDYVRLFHDSIPKWIKEVDTKRPYISSSPLFHWSNEKSTTQGDSHYWGTWWGLQDVEITEKKTGRFVSEYGMQAMPNYSSVEAFTLPEDRYLYSDILEAHQKAGKGFMKLDSYLNRYFISSEKIKKMTVEDYTYLTQCLQYYALKNIIGIHRSKTPYNMGTLVWQLNDCWPVASWSVTDYYNRQPKAAWYAMKEAYRDDKTPEIDLTRPIDLKLEDPKITWEIKGNKVVLKSSKFAKYVYVSIKGYTGKWSDNYIDLKANEEKTISFEGEIEKPVLKVFSLFEVLKKY from the coding sequence ATGAAATTTATAAAAAGCTTTTATTGGTTAATATGTATTTGTATTGCGAATTTCTCGTTTGTAATCAATGCTCAAAACATTGATTTGAAAGAAGATTGGCAATACCGAGAAATTCATACCGATAAATGGTTTCCTGCAACAGTTCCCGGAGAAATTCATACCGATTTATTGCATAATAAAATAATTCCCGATCCATTTTATCGGGACAACGAAAAAAAAGTACAATGGATTGAAAAGAAAGATTGGGAATATAAAACCACTTTTCAGGTCAATTCATCGCTGTTAAAAAAGAAAAATACAGAACTCATTTTTGATGGTTTAGATACCTATGCAACCGTTTACTTAAACAATCAATTGGTTTTAAAAGCCGATAATATGTTTCGGCAATGGCGTGTTGATGTAAAAAAGGTTTTAAAATCAGGCAATAACGATTTGGTAATAGTTTTTAAATCGGCACAAAACGTTGTTGATTCACTTGCCAGGAAAGATTTGCCATTTGTAATTCCGGATAATCCAAGAGCGTATGTTCGTAAAGCACAATACCATTTTGGCTGGGATTGGGGACCAAAATTTACCACTTGCGGCATCTGGAAAATACCACGATTAGAAGCATTTGATGAAAAACCTGTCGATAAACCATACGTTTTAAACCGAAAAATAGAACTCATACAGCAACCGGACAGTCTTGGCAAATCGTTTTATTTTAAAATAGACGATAAACCGGTTTATATGAAAGGCGCCAATTATATTCCGTCAGATGCATTTTTATCCAGAGTTACCAAAAACGAATACGAAAAAGTAATTGCTCTCGCGAAAGATGCCAATATGAATATGCTTCGCGTTTGGGGCGGAGGAATTTATGAAGATGATTATTTTTATGATTTATGTGATAAAAACGGAATTTACGTCTGGCAGGATTTTATGTTTGCCGGAACAATGATTCCCGGAGATGATGCTTTTTTTGATAATGTAAAAAAAGAAGTTCAATATCAGGTAAAACGCCTTCGTCATCATCCAAGCATCGTTTTATGGTGTGGAAACAACGAAGCCGATGAAGCTTTTAAAAGCTGGGGATGGCAAAAAAGCATGAAAATGTCCAAACAAGATTCAACCCGTTTGTGGCACGATTACGTTCGATTGTTTCACGACAGTATCCCAAAATGGATAAAAGAAGTAGATACGAAACGACCTTATATTAGTTCGTCGCCATTATTTCACTGGTCAAATGAAAAAAGCACTACACAAGGCGACAGTCATTATTGGGGAACCTGGTGGGGATTGCAGGATGTTGAAATCACAGAGAAAAAAACAGGACGTTTTGTAAGCGAATATGGAATGCAGGCAATGCCGAATTATTCTTCTGTTGAAGCTTTTACCTTGCCGGAAGATCGATATTTATACTCCGATATTCTCGAAGCGCACCAAAAAGCCGGGAAAGGTTTCATGAAATTAGATTCTTATCTGAATCGCTATTTTATCAGTTCAGAAAAAATAAAGAAAATGACTGTTGAAGATTATACCTATCTCACGCAGTGTTTGCAATATTATGCTTTAAAAAATATTATCGGAATTCATCGTTCTAAAACGCCCTACAATATGGGAACTTTAGTCTGGCAGCTCAACGATTGCTGGCCCGTTGCAAGCTGGAGCGTAACCGATTATTACAACCGACAGCCAAAAGCAGCGTGGTATGCCATGAAAGAAGCGTACAGAGATGACAAAACACCAGAAATAGATTTAACGAGACCAATAGATTTAAAACTCGAAGACCCAAAAATAACATGGGAAATAAAAGGAAATAAAGTAGTTTTAAAATCCTCAAAATTTGCAAAATACGTATATGTTTCCATAAAAGGATATACCGGAAAATGGAGCGATAATTACATAGATTTAAAAGCAAACGAAGAAAAAACAATTTCTTTTGAAGGGGAGATAGAGAAGCCGGTTTTAAAGGTCTTTTCTTTATTTGAGGTTTTGAAAAAGTATTAA
- a CDS encoding SusD/RagB family nutrient-binding outer membrane lipoprotein, with protein sequence MKNKFIQLFCIAIVSAMTLTSCDKGFEEMNTNPNALTDPAVKSMFTLAEIYVDGQDFSNTRGNNIYAAQIVQQFSSLGGSGSKYTYSSEYSAALFGETYGKGLNQIYQLMSVLPDTPENSNMIQACRIMKVFLFQKLTDTYGEVPYFEAGKGYNGNIFTPKYDTQEAIYNDLLKELDEAGNTLDASKSFAGAADLYYQSDVARWKKLANSLMLRVAMRLSKVNPAKAKEYVEKAAAKGVFTSNDDSLVLKHDAAPAGVKTNPITSSWVRNDLNGGESNIKFSKTFIDLLKNTNDPRLRIYAKLEATGDNNPAHQQGLANDAKEFPGGDKKLFSDPNTSTVLRLDAPTLIMSYAEVQFILAEAAVKGWNVGGSAQQYYESGVKAAMEVLTIFGDKVPAVTSAEYNTYITTYPFKSAGTEAQKIEQIITQKWIVLLFNGFEAFSEYRRTGYPVLVPVNDPTGETNGTIPRRLIYDQSELLTNAANYKEAIQRQGLDLLTTRVWWDKQ encoded by the coding sequence ATGAAAAATAAATTTATACAACTATTTTGTATCGCAATTGTTAGTGCAATGACATTGACATCGTGCGATAAAGGATTCGAAGAAATGAATACGAATCCAAATGCATTAACAGATCCGGCTGTAAAATCAATGTTTACACTGGCTGAAATTTATGTAGACGGACAGGATTTTTCGAATACAAGAGGAAACAATATTTATGCAGCACAAATTGTACAGCAATTTTCTTCATTAGGAGGTTCAGGTTCAAAATACACCTATTCTTCAGAATATTCAGCAGCGCTTTTTGGAGAAACATACGGAAAAGGATTAAACCAGATTTACCAGTTAATGTCTGTATTGCCTGATACTCCGGAAAATTCAAACATGATTCAGGCTTGTAGAATCATGAAAGTTTTCTTGTTCCAAAAATTGACAGATACTTATGGTGAAGTTCCTTATTTTGAAGCCGGAAAAGGATATAACGGAAATATTTTTACCCCAAAATATGATACGCAGGAAGCCATTTACAATGATCTTTTAAAAGAATTAGACGAAGCCGGAAACACTTTAGACGCAAGTAAATCTTTTGCCGGTGCCGCAGATTTGTATTACCAAAGCGATGTTGCAAGATGGAAAAAACTAGCCAACTCATTAATGTTGAGAGTTGCAATGCGTTTGTCTAAAGTAAATCCTGCCAAAGCAAAAGAATATGTAGAAAAAGCGGCTGCAAAAGGTGTTTTTACTTCAAATGATGACAGCCTTGTTTTAAAACATGACGCTGCTCCTGCGGGAGTTAAAACAAACCCAATAACATCTTCATGGGTTCGAAATGACTTAAATGGAGGAGAATCGAATATTAAATTCAGTAAAACATTTATCGATTTATTGAAAAACACAAACGATCCCCGTTTAAGAATTTACGCAAAATTAGAAGCGACAGGAGACAACAATCCGGCACATCAGCAAGGACTTGCAAATGATGCAAAAGAATTTCCGGGAGGAGACAAAAAATTGTTCTCAGATCCTAATACGTCAACCGTATTACGTTTAGACGCTCCAACTTTAATTATGTCGTATGCCGAAGTACAATTTATATTGGCAGAAGCAGCAGTAAAAGGCTGGAATGTTGGCGGAAGCGCACAGCAATATTATGAAAGCGGCGTAAAAGCGGCGATGGAAGTATTGACCATTTTTGGAGATAAAGTTCCAGCCGTTACAAGTGCAGAATACAACACTTATATTACCACTTATCCTTTTAAATCTGCCGGAACTGAGGCTCAAAAAATCGAACAGATTATCACCCAAAAATGGATTGTATTATTGTTCAATGGTTTTGAAGCATTTTCAGAATACAGAAGAACAGGATATCCTGTTTTAGTTCCTGTTAATGATCCAACAGGAGAAACAAACGGAACAATTCCGAGAAGATTAATTTATGATCAGTCAGAATTGCTTACCAATGCAGCAAATTATAAAGAAGCAATCCAACGCCAGGGTCTGGATTTATTAACAACCAGAGTTTGGTGGGATAAACAATAG
- a CDS encoding SusC/RagA family TonB-linked outer membrane protein — protein sequence MKRILAMLAMVLFSSLGALAQNRLITGIVTDAENKGIVAASIEVQGKPFSAITDAEGRFKMNVPEGKVTLSVTSIGFVSKSVVLQENETRISVALIENAQELKDVVVTSFGVKKQRKSLGYAVGELKGDDLTKNKEINLGNALQGKIAGVNVSAPVTGPSGSSRVVIRGATSASGLNQPLYVVDGIPIDNSQQGNAGMYGGADKGDGMSSFNPDDIASMSVLKGSAASALYGYRGSNGVILITTKKGKSGTGIGVDFSTNSTFNTPASLLHWQDQYGAGAPVNGVATRFTNLQELRDSYYFAWGDKYDGTPSLAIDGTTKPYKAYGQDNVENFYRTGYSFSNTLAISGGNETTNFRLSFGNTKDESILPGTNFGRNNVTLSLNSAPNKKISVETNAQYISEKSHNRPYLNDSPRNPSFPVTFMTPGTDIRWINNAYDENGGEADYFGGNVYHTNPYYVTQETLNEDLRKRFIGSAKVNYNITDKIYAKGVVGIDDINYEYTEIEPTGINYSPGGSIENRIENRSEVNFSGFLGYKGDIVKNLSLDAFIGANRQDNRMSGIKMKGNNFIVPFKYFYANTQPDKTEKLFSESEVNSLFYSADLGYKDFLYVSLTGREDWFSTLDPSNNSIFYPSVSTSFIYSEIIKLPEWMSYGKLRAGWGNVGGALPDAYALSLTYTTPDGQTDSQGQPILGINGDTVPNKYLKPYNVSTIEFGFENTFFNNRVSTDLTFYQKRTTNDIADADISKASGFRTTKINVGEILNKGVEFAINVKAVKTPSFTWSVGYNFAYNNSEVVNLSDKIPTKLLDDNRDARASVVLEKGQPFGVIKAYDYLRDANGNIVLDPSGKFLRGNLIIAGQGVAPTSMGLSNDFSYKNFTLSVFVDAKFGGEIYSATNQLGMRYGLSEASLPGREGGVAVTGTDTNGNAVNTNVSAYDYWRSYSDVTSNFVYDADFVKLRAISFAYNFPKTYLSKTPFQSISLAFSAHNLWTIYDKVPNIDPESNYNNSNAQGLERASMPLTRNYGLTLNVKF from the coding sequence ATGAAACGAATATTAGCAATGTTAGCAATGGTATTGTTCAGCAGCTTAGGAGCTCTGGCACAAAATCGATTAATAACAGGCATAGTGACAGATGCAGAGAACAAGGGAATTGTTGCTGCATCAATCGAAGTTCAGGGAAAACCATTTAGCGCAATTACAGATGCTGAAGGTCGATTTAAAATGAACGTTCCGGAAGGTAAAGTTACTTTGAGTGTAACTTCTATAGGTTTTGTATCAAAATCAGTAGTACTGCAGGAAAACGAAACGAGAATTTCGGTTGCATTAATCGAAAATGCACAGGAATTAAAAGATGTTGTAGTAACTTCATTTGGAGTTAAAAAACAAAGAAAAAGTTTAGGTTATGCCGTTGGAGAATTAAAAGGAGACGACTTAACAAAAAACAAAGAAATTAACTTAGGAAATGCACTTCAGGGAAAAATTGCCGGAGTTAACGTTTCTGCACCGGTTACAGGACCTTCAGGTTCAAGCCGTGTTGTAATTCGTGGAGCAACTTCTGCTTCGGGACTTAACCAGCCTTTGTATGTTGTAGACGGAATCCCTATTGATAACAGCCAGCAAGGAAACGCCGGAATGTACGGAGGAGCTGATAAAGGTGACGGTATGTCTTCTTTTAATCCTGATGACATCGCTTCGATGTCAGTATTAAAAGGTAGTGCGGCTTCTGCTCTTTACGGATATAGAGGATCAAATGGTGTAATTCTTATCACAACTAAAAAAGGTAAAAGCGGAACAGGAATTGGAGTAGATTTTAGTACAAATTCTACCTTTAATACACCGGCAAGTCTTTTGCACTGGCAAGATCAATATGGCGCCGGAGCGCCTGTAAATGGTGTAGCAACACGATTTACAAACTTGCAGGAACTTAGAGATTCATACTATTTTGCATGGGGAGATAAATACGACGGAACGCCTTCTTTGGCAATCGACGGAACTACAAAACCATACAAAGCTTATGGTCAGGATAATGTGGAAAATTTCTACAGAACCGGATATTCTTTTAGTAATACACTGGCAATTTCAGGCGGAAATGAAACGACAAATTTCAGGTTATCTTTCGGAAATACAAAAGACGAATCTATTTTGCCGGGAACAAATTTCGGAAGAAATAACGTGACTTTGAGTTTAAATTCGGCACCAAACAAAAAAATAAGTGTAGAAACAAACGCACAATATATTTCTGAAAAAAGTCATAACAGACCTTATTTGAATGACTCGCCAAGAAACCCGTCATTCCCGGTAACTTTTATGACTCCGGGAACAGACATTAGATGGATAAACAATGCTTATGACGAAAATGGCGGTGAAGCAGATTATTTCGGTGGAAACGTATACCACACTAATCCTTATTATGTTACACAAGAAACATTAAACGAAGATCTTAGAAAACGTTTTATAGGTTCTGCAAAAGTAAATTATAATATTACCGATAAAATTTATGCAAAAGGAGTAGTGGGTATCGACGATATTAACTATGAATATACAGAGATTGAGCCAACAGGAATTAATTACAGTCCGGGCGGATCAATTGAAAACAGAATCGAAAACCGTTCAGAAGTCAATTTTTCAGGATTTTTAGGATACAAAGGTGATATCGTTAAAAACCTTTCTTTGGATGCTTTTATTGGAGCCAACCGTCAGGATAACAGAATGAGCGGTATTAAAATGAAAGGAAACAATTTTATCGTGCCATTCAAATATTTTTATGCCAATACACAGCCTGATAAAACAGAAAAATTGTTTTCAGAAAGTGAAGTAAACTCTCTTTTTTATTCAGCCGATTTAGGGTATAAAGATTTCTTATATGTAAGTTTAACAGGTCGTGAAGATTGGTTTTCGACTTTAGATCCATCAAATAACAGTATTTTTTATCCATCTGTGAGCACCAGTTTTATTTATTCTGAAATAATTAAATTACCGGAATGGATGTCTTATGGTAAATTAAGAGCAGGCTGGGGTAACGTAGGAGGCGCATTGCCGGATGCTTATGCATTGTCATTAACATACACAACTCCAGACGGACAAACAGATTCGCAAGGACAGCCAATTTTAGGTATTAACGGAGACACAGTGCCAAACAAATACTTAAAACCTTATAATGTAAGTACAATCGAATTTGGTTTTGAAAACACATTTTTCAATAACAGAGTAAGTACAGATTTGACTTTCTACCAAAAAAGAACCACAAACGATATTGCTGATGCTGATATTTCTAAAGCTTCCGGTTTTAGAACTACAAAAATCAATGTGGGAGAAATTTTAAACAAAGGAGTTGAATTTGCTATCAATGTAAAAGCAGTAAAAACACCAAGTTTTACATGGAGCGTTGGTTACAATTTTGCGTATAATAATAGTGAAGTGGTGAATCTTTCTGATAAAATTCCAACCAAATTATTAGATGATAACAGAGATGCAAGAGCTTCTGTAGTATTAGAAAAAGGGCAGCCTTTTGGCGTAATCAAAGCGTATGATTATTTAAGAGATGCAAACGGAAATATTGTACTTGACCCAAGTGGTAAATTCCTTAGAGGAAACTTAATTATTGCAGGACAAGGTGTTGCGCCAACTTCTATGGGACTTTCTAATGATTTCTCCTATAAAAATTTCACACTTTCGGTTTTCGTAGATGCTAAATTTGGAGGCGAAATCTATTCGGCTACAAACCAGTTAGGAATGCGTTACGGATTATCTGAAGCGTCACTTCCGGGTCGTGAAGGCGGCGTTGCAGTAACAGGAACAGATACAAACGGAAATGCTGTAAACACAAACGTTTCTGCATACGATTACTGGAGAAGTTATAGCGATGTAACATCAAATTTTGTTTACGATGCTGATTTTGTAAAATTAAGAGCGATTTCTTTTGCTTATAATTTTCCAAAAACATATTTGTCAAAAACACCATTTCAATCGATTAGTTTAGCATTTTCTGCACATAATTTATGGACTATTTATGACAAAGTGCCAAACATTGATCCGGAGTCAAACTATAATAATAGTAATGCTCAGGGACTTGAAAGAGCTTCTATGCCATTAACGAGAAATTATGGTTTAACGCTTAATGTCAAATTCTAA
- a CDS encoding LacI family DNA-binding transcriptional regulator, which yields MKKITIKDIATEAQVSISTVSFVINGKGEKMGISSSVIKKVQDVAEKLNYRPSMIATSLRTGKTRSIGLIVEDISNQFFADLARVIEDEAKNIDYRVFYCSTGDDDERSEELIHSLLQANVDGFIITPTQNLEESIDLLLKLKKPVVLIDRYFPGQRVSHVVMDNYEASNSATKFLIKKGCKHIAVVNNTSEMVQMKLREDGYRDALKEEGIYNEALVLHMEYHSSEEARIETVVNFFQKNPQIDAVLFLTNYMGLTGLQAFKDMGLKIPNDISVISFDDHDSFKLHTPTISVIAQPIKEIAVKSIQLLMSQMTDMVTFDVEKSLKKGKLIVRESV from the coding sequence ATGAAAAAAATCACAATAAAGGATATTGCTACAGAGGCACAAGTTTCAATATCTACAGTATCTTTTGTGATTAACGGTAAAGGTGAAAAAATGGGAATTAGCAGTTCTGTCATTAAAAAAGTACAGGATGTAGCCGAAAAACTCAATTATAGACCCAGTATGATTGCGACCAGTTTAAGAACCGGAAAAACAAGATCTATTGGACTTATTGTCGAGGATATTTCAAATCAGTTCTTTGCTGATTTGGCAAGAGTTATTGAAGATGAAGCTAAAAATATAGATTACAGAGTTTTTTATTGCAGTACAGGTGATGATGATGAACGTTCTGAAGAATTGATCCATAGTCTTTTGCAGGCAAATGTTGATGGTTTTATAATTACGCCAACACAAAATCTGGAAGAAAGCATTGATCTCCTTTTAAAATTGAAAAAACCGGTCGTATTAATTGACAGGTATTTTCCGGGACAAAGGGTAAGTCATGTTGTAATGGATAATTACGAAGCCTCAAATTCAGCCACTAAATTCCTGATTAAAAAAGGCTGCAAGCATATTGCCGTTGTCAACAATACTTCTGAAATGGTTCAGATGAAATTGCGGGAAGATGGTTATCGCGATGCCTTAAAAGAAGAAGGAATTTATAATGAAGCGCTTGTTCTTCATATGGAATACCATAGCAGCGAGGAAGCGAGAATTGAAACCGTTGTCAATTTTTTTCAAAAAAATCCTCAAATTGATGCTGTTTTATTTTTGACAAATTACATGGGACTTACAGGTCTTCAGGCTTTTAAAGATATGGGACTTAAAATTCCGAATGATATTTCAGTCATTAGTTTTGATGATCATGACAGTTTTAAATTGCATACGCCAACAATTAGCGTTATTGCACAGCCCATTAAAGAAATAGCGGTTAAATCGATACAATTGTTAATGAGTCAAATGACGGATATGGTCACATTTGATGTTGAAAAAAGTCTCAAAAAAGGAAAATTAATCGTTAGGGAATCCGTCTGA
- a CDS encoding murein L,D-transpeptidase catalytic domain family protein, whose product MKIVNLLLFLVMPFFGGIKENNTLSDIELERFNTQVTDIKAMINSNPNYNTKIAFFVDMRIKSAKNRFFVYDLVNDKIIDQGLVAHGSGSETKIKGELKFSNEPNSNATSLGKYAIGKSYSGMFGKSYKLSGLDETNNNALKRAIVLHFYSAVPEDEQDYYISNSKGCPMVNENFFKRLSKIIDSSKSNIILSVYY is encoded by the coding sequence ATGAAAATAGTCAACTTACTATTATTTTTAGTAATGCCCTTTTTTGGAGGCATAAAAGAAAATAACACATTGTCAGATATTGAATTGGAAAGATTTAATACTCAGGTTACAGACATAAAAGCAATGATTAATTCGAACCCAAATTATAATACCAAAATTGCTTTTTTTGTTGACATGAGAATCAAATCAGCAAAAAACAGATTCTTTGTTTACGACCTGGTAAACGATAAAATTATAGATCAGGGACTTGTAGCGCACGGATCAGGTTCTGAAACCAAAATAAAAGGCGAATTGAAATTTAGTAATGAACCCAATTCTAATGCTACCTCATTAGGCAAATATGCTATTGGAAAATCATACAGCGGAATGTTCGGAAAATCATATAAATTATCCGGTTTAGACGAAACTAACAACAACGCATTAAAACGTGCGATTGTTTTACATTTTTATTCCGCAGTTCCGGAAGATGAACAGGATTATTATATTTCTAACAGCAAAGGATGTCCAATGGTAAATGAAAACTTCTTTAAAAGGCTTTCAAAAATAATTGACAGCTCTAAATCAAACATCATTTTGAGCGTTTATTACTAA
- a CDS encoding MFS transporter, translating to MEKTKIEVPAFTSNQKIIIAILALLQFTVILDFMVISPLGDILMKTLDMTTANFGFAVSAYAFSAGVSGLLAAGFADKFDRKKLLIFFYTGFIIGTVFCALSTSYQMLLMARIVTGLFGGVIGSVSLAIVTDLFVIQQRGRVMGFIQMAFATSQILGIPVGLYFANNWGWHSAFIMIAVLGLLILIAILTQMKPITKHLELQSDKSPFLHLWHTLSNKQYQIGFTSIAFLSVGGFMLQPFGSAFLVNNIHISQLELPMVFFFTGISVLFIMPLVGKLSDKVSKFKLFAAGSVISIVMILIYTNLNPIPLWEIVVINMILFMGIMSRMIPATTLNTAIPEMKDRGAYMSITSSLQQIAGGIAAVCAGFIVHQKTKTSPLENYDVLGYVIAAVTLTTVFLMWRVNQLAKTKDKTLDVPVILE from the coding sequence ATGGAAAAAACTAAAATAGAAGTTCCGGCTTTTACTTCCAACCAAAAAATAATTATTGCCATACTGGCGCTCTTACAATTCACTGTTATACTCGATTTTATGGTCATTTCTCCGTTGGGAGATATCCTGATGAAAACATTAGACATGACAACGGCAAACTTTGGTTTTGCGGTTTCGGCTTATGCATTTAGTGCCGGGGTTTCGGGATTGCTTGCTGCGGGTTTTGCAGATAAGTTTGACAGAAAAAAACTCCTCATATTCTTTTACACCGGATTTATAATTGGTACTGTTTTTTGTGCCCTTTCTACAAGTTACCAAATGCTGTTAATGGCAAGAATCGTTACCGGACTTTTTGGCGGTGTAATTGGTTCTGTTTCATTAGCTATTGTGACTGATTTATTCGTTATTCAGCAAAGAGGCCGTGTTATGGGTTTTATTCAAATGGCATTTGCAACAAGCCAGATTTTAGGTATTCCCGTAGGATTATATTTTGCCAATAACTGGGGCTGGCATTCGGCATTTATTATGATCGCCGTTTTAGGATTGCTTATTTTAATTGCAATTTTAACCCAAATGAAACCAATCACCAAACATTTAGAATTGCAATCAGACAAAAGTCCGTTTTTGCACCTTTGGCATACGCTTAGCAACAAACAATATCAGATAGGTTTTACGTCAATTGCGTTTCTTTCTGTTGGAGGTTTTATGTTACAGCCCTTTGGAAGTGCGTTTTTGGTAAACAATATTCATATTAGCCAGCTCGAATTGCCAATGGTATTTTTCTTTACCGGAATTTCAGTATTATTTATAATGCCTTTAGTTGGAAAATTAAGTGATAAAGTAAGCAAGTTTAAATTGTTTGCCGCAGGATCTGTAATTTCAATCGTTATGATTTTAATTTACACCAACTTAAATCCAATTCCGCTATGGGAAATCGTCGTAATCAACATGATTTTATTTATGGGAATCATGAGCCGAATGATTCCTGCAACAACGCTAAATACAGCAATTCCTGAAATGAAAGATCGTGGCGCCTATATGTCGATTACATCATCATTACAGCAAATTGCAGGCGGAATTGCAGCTGTTTGTGCGGGATTTATTGTGCACCAAAAAACAAAAACATCACCTCTTGAAAACTATGATGTTCTGGGTTATGTTATTGCTGCGGTTACTTTAACCACCGTATTTTTAATGTGGAGAGTCAATCAATTGGCAAAAACAAAAGATAAAACGCTCGATGTTCCTGTTATTCTTGAATAA
- a CDS encoding TetR/AcrR family transcriptional regulator, protein MRVRDIDKENLVIENAIDQIVRDGFQGFSMNKLAKACNISVATLYIYYKDKDDLIQKIGGKIALKFFAGTIKDFSPDMSFEEGLWRQWENRADFTMKYPKEVAFFEIIKHSPHSEAILDTIKEFSDFRAIMKQFIDNGLENKELIPMSFEAFWSIAYGPLYTLLNFHTEGKSLGGKPFVLTKEIMKEAFQAAVKALKP, encoded by the coding sequence ATGAGAGTAAGAGATATTGATAAGGAAAATTTGGTGATCGAAAATGCGATTGATCAAATTGTACGAGACGGATTTCAGGGTTTTAGTATGAACAAATTAGCAAAAGCCTGTAATATTTCCGTCGCGACTTTATATATTTATTACAAAGACAAGGATGATTTGATTCAGAAAATAGGCGGCAAAATTGCATTAAAGTTTTTTGCGGGAACGATTAAAGATTTTTCGCCGGATATGTCGTTTGAAGAAGGTTTGTGGAGACAATGGGAAAACCGCGCCGACTTTACCATGAAATATCCAAAAGAAGTTGCATTTTTTGAAATTATTAAACATTCGCCTCACTCAGAAGCTATTTTAGACACTATTAAAGAGTTCTCAGATTTCAGGGCTATTATGAAACAGTTTATAGATAACGGACTGGAAAATAAAGAGCTAATTCCGATGTCATTTGAAGCTTTTTGGAGTATCGCCTACGGGCCGTTATACACTTTGTTGAACTTTCATACCGAAGGAAAAAGTTTGGGAGGAAAACCATTTGTGTTAACCAAAGAAATAATGAAAGAAGCCTTTCAGGCTGCAGTAAAAGCTTTAAAACCATGA
- the ribB gene encoding 3,4-dihydroxy-2-butanone-4-phosphate synthase, with the protein MIDTLISPLEKFGLTSYERVENALKHLQNGKGILLTDDEDRENEGDLIFSAQHMNVADMALMIRECSGIVCLCLTNEKADALDLPYMVHENTSSFQTPFTITIEAAKGVTTGVSAADRITTIKAACNENAKPSDLARPGHIFPLRGKKNGVLERNGHTEGSIDLMKLAGLKPQAILCELMNEDGTMAKLDKIISFAEQHDLIVLSIEDIAYYRKFVADYI; encoded by the coding sequence ATGATAGATACATTAATAAGTCCGTTAGAAAAATTTGGTTTAACCAGTTATGAACGCGTAGAAAATGCTTTAAAACATTTGCAAAACGGAAAAGGCATTTTACTTACCGATGACGAAGACAGGGAAAATGAAGGCGATTTGATTTTTTCTGCTCAACATATGAATGTTGCCGATATGGCTTTGATGATTCGTGAATGCAGCGGAATTGTTTGTCTTTGCCTGACAAATGAAAAAGCCGATGCATTGGATTTGCCTTATATGGTGCACGAAAATACAAGCAGTTTTCAAACTCCGTTTACAATTACTATCGAAGCTGCAAAAGGCGTTACAACAGGAGTTTCTGCGGCAGACAGAATAACCACGATTAAAGCCGCCTGCAATGAAAATGCAAAACCTTCAGATTTGGCAAGACCGGGACACATTTTTCCGCTTCGTGGAAAGAAAAACGGCGTTCTCGAAAGAAACGGACACACGGAAGGAAGTATCGATTTAATGAAATTAGCGGGCTTAAAACCTCAGGCGATTTTGTGTGAACTAATGAATGAAGATGGCACGATGGCCAAACTTGACAAAATAATTAGCTTTGCAGAGCAGCACGATTTAATAGTTTTATCGATAGAAGATATTGCCTATTACCGTAAATTTGTGGCAGACTACATTTAA